A genomic window from Pseudonocardia broussonetiae includes:
- a CDS encoding M23 family metallopeptidase: MARSASRSFASPSSASRSFASSALSSVGSATPTRLVAVAVAGSALAAAGQLALSQALPAAAEGANVLRLGLDELLTPGVPVAQAVAAPLVAEPLAAVAPVAPEPQVVGAADLVKAAEVQRVAAEQAARAAEEARLAEEARVAAEAVAAQSAAQSVVASAAGGVQMLVGRITSGFGARWGSSHQGLDIAAPIGTPIHVPLAGTVISSGPASGFGQWVRVEHADGTVTVYGHISRSHVRVGQSVAAGDVIADVGNEGQSTGPHLHFEVVTPGGTKVNPRPWLDEHGIGLT; encoded by the coding sequence GTGGCCCGGTCGGCGTCCCGGTCGTTCGCGTCCCCGTCGTCCGCTTCACGGTCGTTCGCGTCCTCGGCGCTCTCGTCCGTCGGCTCCGCCACCCCGACCCGCCTCGTCGCGGTCGCCGTCGCGGGCAGCGCGCTCGCCGCGGCCGGTCAGCTCGCGCTCTCCCAGGCCCTGCCGGCCGCCGCGGAGGGTGCCAACGTCCTGCGCCTGGGCCTCGACGAGCTCCTGACGCCCGGCGTGCCGGTCGCGCAGGCCGTCGCCGCCCCGCTCGTCGCCGAGCCGCTGGCCGCGGTCGCCCCCGTCGCGCCCGAGCCGCAGGTGGTCGGCGCGGCCGACCTGGTCAAGGCCGCCGAGGTGCAGCGCGTCGCCGCCGAGCAGGCCGCCCGCGCCGCGGAGGAGGCCCGCCTCGCGGAGGAGGCGCGCGTCGCCGCCGAGGCCGTCGCCGCGCAGTCGGCCGCCCAGTCGGTCGTGGCGTCGGCCGCGGGCGGGGTGCAGATGCTGGTCGGCCGGATCACCTCCGGCTTCGGCGCCCGCTGGGGCAGCTCCCACCAGGGCCTCGACATCGCCGCCCCGATCGGCACCCCGATCCACGTCCCGCTCGCCGGCACCGTGATCAGCTCCGGCCCGGCCAGCGGCTTCGGCCAGTGGGTCCGCGTCGAGCACGCCGACGGCACGGTCACCGTCTACGGCCACATCAGCCGCTCGCACGTCCGCGTCGGGCAGAGCGTGGCGGCGGGCGACGTCATCGCCGACGTGGGCAACGAGGGCCAGTCCACCGGGCCGCACCTGCACTTCGAGGTCGTCACGCCGGGCGGCACCAAGGTCAACCCGCGCCCGTGGCTCGACGAGCACGGCATCGGCCTCACCTGA
- a CDS encoding IclR family transcriptional regulator — protein MTDATLSTVRNAARLLKAFLTREESIGVSELARRLDLGKSGVHRLLTTLAAEGLVEQDPRTGGYRLGIVVFELGEAVKVHMDLHAAAGPVLAHLRDQTGESSQIGVLDGDEVVYVDRLESAHSLRLFTETGRRVPAHCTSSGKVLLAHLPEPEREAFLARPMARLTPHTVVDPAVLRAELASVRARGWAEAVDEREIGVASIAAPIRDIHGDVVAAVSIGAPAARFGTVPRRRFARDLVEAGEAVGRRLGWNPELAARGREA, from the coding sequence ATGACCGACGCGACGCTGTCCACCGTCCGCAACGCCGCCCGGCTGCTCAAGGCGTTCCTCACGCGCGAGGAGTCGATCGGGGTGTCGGAGCTGGCGCGCCGGCTCGACCTCGGCAAGTCCGGCGTCCACCGCCTGCTCACGACGCTGGCCGCCGAGGGCCTCGTCGAGCAGGACCCGCGCACCGGCGGCTACCGGCTCGGCATCGTGGTGTTCGAGCTCGGCGAGGCCGTCAAGGTGCACATGGACCTGCACGCCGCGGCCGGTCCCGTGCTCGCGCACCTGCGCGACCAGACCGGCGAGTCGTCGCAGATCGGCGTGCTCGACGGCGACGAGGTCGTCTACGTCGACCGGCTGGAGAGCGCCCACTCGCTGCGCCTGTTCACCGAGACCGGGCGCCGGGTCCCCGCGCACTGCACCTCCAGCGGCAAGGTGCTGCTCGCGCACCTCCCCGAGCCCGAGCGCGAGGCCTTCCTCGCCCGCCCCATGGCCCGGCTCACCCCCCACACCGTCGTCGACCCCGCGGTGCTCCGCGCCGAGCTCGCCTCGGTGCGGGCCCGCGGCTGGGCCGAGGCGGTCGACGAGCGCGAGATCGGGGTCGCGAGCATCGCCGCGCCGATCCGCGACATCCACGGCGACGTCGTAGCGGCCGTCAGCATCGGGGCGCCGGCGGCCCGCTTCGGCACCGTCCCGCGCCGCCGGTTCGCCCGCGACCTGGTGGAGGCGGGCGAGGCCGTCGGCAGGCGCCTGGGCTGGAACCCGGAGCTGGCGGCGCGGGGGCGGGAGGCGTGA
- a CDS encoding histidine phosphatase family protein, producing the protein MSAPHDPRKLDRYEAPNYLAKYRERQGAAPATNGSNGRGGNSSGTAVKAGAGTATVDDTPLYLRRFRERGASTAPAATVEFDGATFTPALAEATRGKEVAAPVERRASEKFVCEISIIRHGITQGYSTDAGLTPMGGWQAHRRGHELARRWDAGDTVRLVHADTNRARQTAVQLYNGAQDGMAMWGKDITLTEPVPIPELRNFGVWTPDGLRDVTSAFRQYQSTMEKLERMAVGDRPRWLVEIDRFYRVQLGGGDPIQTWLTIPLMYFEPPALCVRRFWRGFHRLIAENPGDQRILAATHSGPMRAFATWAHGYDPGEPLNTEEIRVKLREGGQTAFVSYRNRVTEVNVPPPDEFPAWES; encoded by the coding sequence GTGAGCGCCCCCCACGACCCGCGCAAGCTCGACCGGTACGAGGCGCCCAACTACCTCGCGAAGTACCGGGAGCGCCAGGGCGCCGCTCCGGCCACGAACGGCAGCAACGGCCGCGGCGGCAACAGCAGCGGCACCGCCGTCAAGGCGGGGGCCGGCACCGCGACCGTCGACGACACCCCGCTCTACCTGCGCCGCTTCCGCGAGCGCGGGGCGAGCACGGCGCCCGCGGCGACCGTCGAGTTCGACGGCGCGACCTTCACCCCCGCGCTGGCCGAGGCCACCCGCGGCAAGGAGGTGGCGGCGCCGGTCGAGCGGCGGGCGAGCGAGAAGTTCGTCTGCGAGATCTCGATCATCCGCCACGGCATCACGCAGGGGTACTCCACCGACGCCGGCCTGACGCCGATGGGCGGCTGGCAGGCCCACCGCCGCGGCCACGAGCTGGCCCGGCGCTGGGACGCCGGCGACACCGTCCGCCTGGTCCACGCCGACACCAACCGCGCCCGCCAGACCGCCGTGCAGCTCTACAACGGCGCACAGGACGGCATGGCGATGTGGGGCAAGGACATCACGCTCACCGAGCCGGTGCCGATCCCCGAGCTGCGCAACTTCGGGGTCTGGACCCCCGACGGCCTGCGCGACGTCACGTCGGCGTTCCGGCAGTACCAGTCGACGATGGAGAAGCTGGAGCGGATGGCCGTCGGCGACCGCCCGCGCTGGCTCGTCGAGATCGACCGGTTCTACCGGGTGCAGCTGGGCGGGGGAGACCCGATCCAGACCTGGCTGACGATCCCGCTGATGTACTTCGAGCCGCCCGCGCTGTGCGTGCGCCGGTTCTGGCGGGGCTTCCACCGGCTGATCGCCGAGAACCCCGGTGACCAGCGCATCCTCGCGGCCACCCACTCCGGTCCGATGCGCGCGTTCGCCACCTGGGCGCACGGCTACGACCCCGGCGAACCGCTCAACACCGAGGAGATCCGGGTCAAGCTGCGCGAGGGCGGCCAGACGGCCTTCGTGTCCTACCGCAACCGCGTCACCGAGGTGAACGTGCCGCCGCCGGACGAGTTCCCGGCCTGGGAATCATGA
- a CDS encoding indolepyruvate ferredoxin oxidoreductase family protein, whose protein sequence is MTLQDSRPVDFELASRYRAGAGPVLLTGVQAIARLLVEQHAADAAAGLRTASFVSGYQGSPLGGLDQTLAKASELQENAGLRLVPGVNEELAATAVWGSQVEVPGHARTVDGAVGVWYGKAPGVDRAGDPLRHGNMCGAHPQGGVLVLAGDDPSCKSSTIPCISERTLAGFGLPVLYPGTAEEVVRLGRYGVALSRASGMWVGMKITADVADGLFTVDGTCGDIDITVPEIEWEGRPWEYRQVPMLAPPASLEAEAQMYGPRWAMLRAFLAANPINVVEVAAPQARIGVVAGGKAFTDVRQALADLGLDDDGCRRAGVSLLRLGMVHPLERGLLRDFARGLDTVLVVEEKSSFVEAAVRDVLYGLSDAPAVLGSTDAEGAPLVPEAGELTAGALVGPLRRVLAGRVELAPERREPPMLELLPVARTPYFCSGCPHNRSTVVPEGAVAGGGIGCHAMVALTHRPSSEVTSITQMGGEGAQWIGQAPFTEAGHMYQNMGDGTFAHSGQLAVQACVAAGVSITYKLLYNRAVAMTGGQDAEGGLEVPAMAAKLLAEGVSKIIVCADEPQRYRDLAPLPAGVDLWHRDRVDEAQRALADVTGVSVLVYDQRCAAESRRLRKRGELAVRPTRVVINEAVCEGCGDCGVKSNCLSVQPVDTEFGRKTRIDQTSCNTDYSCLDGDCPSFVTVELPAGSAAARPERREPPAAPDVTVPDHGDVFLAGIGGTGIVTVNQVLASAAVRDGRAVHGVDQTGLSQKAGPVTSHLRIAADAAALGPANRVGTGTAACYLAFDALVGADARYLAYASPDRTLAVVSTSPVPTGAMVRDASVAAPDIAALVERISGTARAVVPFDAQAAANALFGDAMPANLLVVGAAYQSGALPVTAAAIEWAIELNGVAVAVNTAAFRWGRAAVADPVAFAAATGTTAVPAPATWDDLGELEGETRRLTGIRAAQLVAYQGERTARAYVREVQAAWRAERALGASDTSFSEAVSRGLHKLTAYKDEYEVARLLTDPAFDAVLAAEVPGATERRYRLHPPVLKALGRDKKIAFGPWMRPVLSTLARGKALRGTPLDPFGRTEVRRLERALRDEYRAMVRGLAAGLTAENHATAVAAAQAADLVRGYEDVKLANVERYRARISELGL, encoded by the coding sequence ATGACCCTGCAGGATTCCCGGCCGGTCGACTTCGAGCTCGCCTCGCGCTACCGCGCGGGTGCCGGGCCCGTGCTGCTCACCGGGGTGCAGGCGATCGCGCGGCTGCTCGTGGAGCAGCACGCCGCCGACGCCGCGGCCGGGCTGCGCACGGCGTCGTTCGTGTCCGGGTACCAGGGCAGCCCGCTCGGCGGCCTCGACCAGACCCTCGCCAAGGCCTCCGAGCTGCAGGAGAACGCCGGGCTGCGCCTGGTGCCCGGCGTCAACGAGGAGCTGGCGGCGACCGCGGTCTGGGGCAGCCAGGTCGAGGTGCCCGGCCACGCCCGGACCGTCGACGGGGCCGTGGGCGTCTGGTACGGCAAGGCCCCCGGCGTCGACCGGGCGGGCGACCCGCTGCGCCACGGCAACATGTGCGGTGCCCACCCGCAGGGCGGCGTGCTGGTGCTCGCCGGCGACGACCCGAGCTGCAAGTCCTCCACCATCCCCTGCATCAGCGAGCGCACCCTCGCGGGCTTCGGCCTGCCGGTGCTCTACCCGGGCACCGCCGAGGAGGTCGTGCGGCTGGGCCGCTACGGCGTCGCGCTGTCGCGGGCGTCGGGCATGTGGGTGGGCATGAAGATCACCGCCGACGTCGCCGACGGCCTGTTCACCGTCGACGGCACGTGCGGCGACATCGACATCACCGTCCCGGAGATCGAGTGGGAGGGACGGCCGTGGGAGTACCGGCAGGTCCCGATGCTCGCCCCGCCCGCCTCGCTGGAGGCCGAGGCGCAGATGTACGGGCCGCGCTGGGCGATGCTGCGCGCGTTCCTGGCGGCGAACCCGATCAACGTCGTCGAGGTGGCGGCGCCGCAGGCACGCATCGGTGTCGTCGCGGGCGGCAAGGCGTTCACCGACGTCCGGCAGGCGCTCGCCGACCTCGGCCTCGACGACGACGGCTGCCGCCGTGCGGGCGTCTCGCTGCTGCGCCTGGGCATGGTCCACCCGCTGGAGCGGGGCCTGCTGCGCGACTTCGCGCGCGGCCTGGACACCGTGCTCGTGGTGGAGGAGAAGAGCTCGTTCGTCGAGGCCGCGGTCCGCGACGTCCTCTACGGCCTGTCCGACGCGCCCGCCGTGCTCGGCTCGACCGACGCCGAGGGCGCGCCGCTGGTGCCCGAGGCGGGGGAGCTGACGGCCGGTGCGCTGGTCGGGCCGCTGCGCCGGGTGCTGGCCGGGCGCGTCGAGCTCGCGCCCGAGCGGCGCGAGCCCCCGATGCTGGAGCTGCTGCCCGTCGCGCGCACCCCGTACTTCTGCTCGGGCTGCCCGCACAACCGCTCCACGGTGGTGCCCGAGGGCGCCGTCGCGGGCGGCGGCATCGGCTGCCACGCGATGGTGGCGCTCACCCACCGGCCCTCCAGCGAGGTCACCTCGATCACGCAGATGGGCGGCGAGGGCGCGCAGTGGATCGGCCAGGCGCCGTTCACCGAGGCCGGGCACATGTACCAGAACATGGGCGACGGCACGTTCGCGCACTCCGGGCAGCTCGCGGTCCAGGCGTGCGTGGCGGCCGGGGTGTCGATCACCTACAAGCTGCTCTACAACCGCGCCGTCGCGATGACCGGCGGGCAGGACGCCGAGGGCGGGCTGGAGGTCCCCGCGATGGCCGCGAAGCTGCTCGCCGAGGGCGTCTCGAAGATCATCGTCTGCGCCGACGAGCCGCAGCGCTACCGCGACCTGGCCCCGCTGCCCGCGGGCGTCGACCTGTGGCACCGCGACCGCGTCGACGAGGCCCAGCGCGCGCTCGCCGACGTCACCGGGGTGAGCGTGCTGGTCTACGACCAGCGCTGCGCCGCGGAGTCCCGGCGGCTGCGCAAGCGCGGCGAGCTGGCGGTCCGGCCGACGCGCGTCGTCATCAACGAGGCGGTGTGCGAGGGCTGCGGCGACTGCGGCGTGAAGAGCAACTGCCTGTCCGTGCAGCCCGTCGACACCGAGTTCGGGCGCAAGACCCGCATCGACCAGACCTCCTGCAACACCGACTACTCCTGCCTCGACGGCGACTGTCCCTCGTTCGTCACGGTCGAGCTGCCCGCCGGCAGCGCCGCCGCGCGTCCCGAGCGGCGGGAGCCCCCGGCCGCGCCGGACGTCACGGTCCCCGACCACGGCGACGTGTTCCTCGCGGGCATCGGCGGCACCGGCATCGTCACGGTCAACCAGGTGCTGGCCTCGGCCGCGGTCCGCGACGGGCGCGCCGTGCACGGCGTCGACCAGACGGGGCTGTCGCAGAAGGCCGGCCCGGTCACCTCGCACCTGCGCATCGCCGCCGACGCCGCCGCGCTGGGCCCGGCCAACCGCGTCGGCACGGGCACCGCGGCCTGCTACCTCGCCTTCGACGCCCTCGTCGGCGCCGACGCCCGCTACCTCGCCTACGCCTCGCCCGACCGCACGCTCGCGGTCGTCTCCACCAGCCCGGTGCCCACCGGCGCGATGGTGCGCGACGCCTCGGTCGCCGCGCCCGACATCGCCGCGCTGGTGGAGCGGATCTCGGGCACCGCCCGCGCCGTCGTGCCGTTCGACGCGCAGGCGGCCGCCAACGCGCTGTTCGGCGACGCCATGCCGGCCAACCTGCTCGTCGTCGGCGCGGCGTACCAGTCCGGCGCGCTGCCGGTCACGGCTGCGGCGATCGAGTGGGCGATCGAGCTCAACGGGGTCGCCGTCGCGGTCAACACGGCCGCGTTCCGCTGGGGCCGGGCCGCCGTCGCCGACCCGGTGGCCTTCGCCGCCGCCACCGGCACCACCGCGGTTCCCGCGCCCGCCACCTGGGACGACCTGGGCGAGCTCGAGGGGGAGACCCGCCGCCTCACCGGCATCCGGGCCGCCCAGCTCGTCGCCTACCAGGGGGAGCGCACCGCCCGGGCCTACGTCCGCGAGGTGCAGGCGGCGTGGCGGGCGGAGCGGGCACTGGGCGCGTCCGACACCAGCTTCAGCGAGGCGGTCTCGCGCGGGCTGCACAAGCTCACCGCCTACAAGGACGAGTACGAGGTGGCGCGGCTGCTCACCGACCCGGCCTTCGACGCGGTGCTCGCGGCCGAGGTGCCCGGGGCGACGGAGCGGCGCTACCGGCTGCACCCGCCGGTCCTCAAGGCGCTGGGACGGGACAAGAAGATCGCCTTCGGGCCGTGGATGCGCCCGGTGCTGAGCACGCTGGCCCGCGGGAAGGCGCTGCGCGGCACCCCGCTCGACCCCTTCGGCCGCACGGAGGTCCGGCGCCTGGAGCGCGCGCTGCGCGACGAGTACCGGGCCATGGTCCGCGGTCTCGCCGCCGGTCTCACCGCGGAGAACCACGCCACGGCGGTGGCCGCCGCGCAGGCCGCCGACCTGGTGCGCGGCTACGAGGACGTGAAGCTGGCGAACGTCGAGCGGTACCGCGCCAGGATTTCCGAACTCGGCCTGTAA
- a CDS encoding IclR family transcriptional regulator has translation MTITDLDEAILDPASLAPDVPLLVPDATAEPEPDGTGDGPLRSVSIAMAVLGCFEREPELGATRVAAELGVAKSTACRMLAALAASGMLERSRSGRYRLGLRLFEIGQLAVDRLMLRELSLPVLGELREVLRETAQLAVPVGADVLYVDRLEGNGAGTMFHTELYRRGPGHSSSAAKVIAAYNPSMARAILDRGFVRRTPFTIVDPQRYAQVLRQVHVDGYAASREEHTMGMSSVAAPILVRRGERTVAVAAISVVGGTSRVLGARKVAVVQSVRRAAKSVSAALERSQE, from the coding sequence ATGACGATCACGGATCTCGATGAGGCGATCCTGGACCCGGCGTCGCTGGCCCCGGACGTGCCGCTGCTGGTGCCCGACGCGACGGCGGAGCCCGAGCCCGACGGCACGGGCGACGGGCCGCTCCGGTCGGTCTCCATCGCGATGGCGGTGCTCGGCTGCTTCGAGCGGGAGCCCGAGCTCGGGGCCACCCGCGTCGCGGCGGAGCTGGGCGTCGCGAAGAGCACGGCCTGCCGGATGCTGGCCGCGCTGGCGGCCTCGGGGATGCTGGAGCGCTCGCGCAGCGGCCGCTACCGGCTGGGCCTGCGGCTGTTCGAGATCGGCCAGCTCGCCGTCGACCGCCTCATGCTGCGCGAGCTGTCGCTCCCGGTGCTCGGCGAGCTGCGCGAGGTGCTGCGGGAGACCGCGCAGCTCGCGGTGCCCGTCGGCGCCGACGTGCTCTACGTCGACCGCCTGGAGGGCAACGGCGCCGGCACGATGTTCCACACCGAGCTCTACCGGCGCGGCCCGGGCCACTCCTCGAGCGCGGCGAAGGTCATCGCGGCCTACAACCCGTCGATGGCGCGGGCGATCCTCGACCGCGGGTTCGTGCGGCGCACGCCGTTCACGATCGTCGACCCGCAGCGCTACGCGCAGGTGCTGCGCCAGGTCCACGTCGACGGCTACGCGGCCTCCCGCGAGGAGCACACGATGGGGATGTCGTCGGTGGCCGCGCCGATCCTGGTGCGCCGCGGCGAGCGCACGGTGGCCGTCGCCGCGATCTCGGTGGTCGGCGGGACCTCCCGCGTGCTGGGCGCGCGGAAGGTCGCGGTCGTGCAGAGTGTCCGCAGGGCGGCGAAGTCGGTGTCGGCCGCCCTGGAGCGGTCCCAGGAGTAG
- a CDS encoding catechol 2,3-dioxygenase, which yields MSDRILRLQHVEIRVPDLELCTAYYTEVLGLIETARDVKDGVDRVFLKCWDEHEHHSVVLRQAPTYGLDHMAFKVAEQGDLDYFTDRLQAVSVPVKRYAARELGPGWGEAIRFESPSGHLVELVHGMERLGNMLPMTNPPPKPQDLVGIAPPRLDHVFVMAEDVEAFSAFFTDVLEFRLTEQIVANDGHQLAAFLERSHTPHDIAVITGPNGALHHFAFWMDDWNGIRDAADTLAYHGVTIDVAPTRHGVTRGYTTYFFDPVGNRNELFTGGYWVDPDFEPITWTEEEMGRAIFYYHRQVNERFFTVHS from the coding sequence ATGAGTGATCGGATCCTTCGCCTCCAGCACGTCGAGATCCGGGTCCCCGATCTCGAGCTGTGCACCGCCTACTACACCGAGGTCCTCGGCCTCATCGAGACCGCGCGCGACGTCAAGGACGGCGTCGACCGCGTGTTCCTCAAGTGCTGGGACGAGCACGAGCACCACTCGGTGGTCCTGCGCCAGGCCCCGACCTACGGGCTCGACCACATGGCGTTCAAGGTCGCCGAGCAGGGCGACCTCGACTACTTCACCGACAGGCTGCAGGCCGTGAGCGTGCCGGTGAAGCGCTACGCCGCCCGCGAGCTGGGCCCGGGCTGGGGCGAGGCGATCCGCTTCGAGTCGCCGTCGGGGCACCTCGTCGAGCTGGTGCACGGCATGGAGCGCCTGGGCAACATGCTGCCGATGACGAACCCGCCGCCCAAGCCGCAGGACCTCGTCGGCATCGCGCCGCCGCGGCTGGACCACGTGTTCGTGATGGCCGAGGACGTCGAGGCGTTCTCCGCGTTCTTCACCGACGTGCTGGAGTTCCGGCTCACCGAGCAGATCGTCGCCAACGACGGCCACCAGCTCGCCGCGTTCCTCGAGCGCAGCCACACCCCGCACGACATCGCCGTCATCACCGGCCCGAACGGCGCGCTGCACCACTTCGCGTTCTGGATGGACGACTGGAACGGCATCCGTGACGCCGCCGACACGCTGGCCTACCACGGCGTCACGATCGACGTGGCCCCCACGCGCCACGGCGTCACCCGCGGCTACACCACCTACTTCTTCGACCCCGTGGGCAACCGCAACGAGCTGTTCACCGGCGGCTACTGGGTCGACCCCGACTTCGAGCCGATCACGTGGACGGAGGAGGAGATGGGGCGCGCCATCTTCTACTACCACCGCCAGGTCAACGAGCGCTTCTTCACGGTGCACTCGTGA
- a CDS encoding catechol 2,3-dioxygenase, which translates to MGILRLAHIDVRTPDLDLATAYYTEVMGLQQVQRTNDAELGDTVYFKCWDEEDHHSLRMRYNPRTGMDSFTFRVEHEDDLHVYEKKLADYGAQVSRVSKGEAVGQGESIRFEVPSGQIMELVWDVEKTGNILGKSNPSPVPPPDLPGIAPPRMDHMLVNAEEVGEAARFFQDVLGLRLTEQVLDGNGHQLGVWLAGRTNSPHDIAIVNGPNGALHHWAYWLDDWDHIRKAADTLAYNGVQIDQGPTRHGVTRGNTIYFFDPLGIRNEVFTGGYWVDPDQEIITWTEQEFGKGLFYYENIVSQRFLRMHT; encoded by the coding sequence GTGGGGATCCTCCGCCTCGCCCACATCGACGTCCGCACACCGGACCTCGATCTCGCCACCGCCTACTACACCGAGGTCATGGGCCTCCAGCAGGTCCAGCGCACGAACGACGCCGAGCTGGGCGACACCGTGTACTTCAAGTGCTGGGACGAGGAGGACCACCACTCGCTGCGCATGCGCTACAACCCGCGCACCGGGATGGACTCCTTCACCTTCCGCGTCGAGCACGAGGACGACCTGCACGTCTACGAGAAGAAGCTCGCCGACTACGGCGCCCAGGTCTCGCGCGTCTCGAAGGGCGAGGCGGTCGGGCAGGGCGAGTCGATCCGGTTCGAGGTGCCCTCGGGGCAGATCATGGAGCTGGTCTGGGACGTCGAGAAGACCGGCAACATCCTCGGCAAGTCCAACCCGTCGCCGGTGCCGCCGCCGGACCTGCCGGGCATCGCCCCGCCGCGGATGGACCACATGCTCGTCAACGCCGAGGAGGTGGGCGAGGCCGCGCGGTTCTTCCAGGACGTGCTGGGCCTGCGCCTCACCGAGCAGGTCCTCGACGGCAACGGCCACCAGCTCGGCGTCTGGCTCGCCGGCCGCACGAACTCCCCGCACGACATCGCGATCGTCAACGGTCCGAACGGCGCGCTGCACCACTGGGCGTACTGGCTCGACGACTGGGACCACATCCGCAAGGCCGCCGACACGCTCGCCTACAACGGCGTGCAGATCGACCAGGGCCCCACGCGCCACGGCGTCACGCGCGGCAACACCATCTACTTCTTCGACCCGCTGGGCATCCGCAACGAGGTGTTCACCGGCGGCTACTGGGTCGACCCCGACCAGGAGATCATCACCTGGACCGAGCAGGAGTTCGGCAAGGGGCTGTTCTACTACGAGAACATCGTCAGCCAGCGATTCCTGAGGATGCACACATGA
- the sthA gene encoding Si-specific NAD(P)(+) transhydrogenase: MTEETPVYDYDLMVIGSGPGGQKAAIAAAKLGKRVCVAERRHMMGGVCVNTGTIPSKTLREAVLYLTGFAQRDMYGASYRVKSEITIADLLARTAHVVGREVEVIRNQLLRNHIDLLGGTARFVDAHTVTVEGEARGDHNTVTAENIVIATGTRPARPPEVEFDDDHVMDSDGVLNMKRVPGSMVVVGAGVIGIEYASMFAALGTRVTVVEKRPQMLEFCDPEVVESLKFHLRDQAVTFRFGEEVEKVEITAKGTVTSLASGKRIAADMVMYSAGRQGVTDELDLPAAGLEADKRGRISVDGQYRTSVPHIFAVGDVIGFPALAATSMDQGRLAAYHAFGEPARELQELQPIGIYTVPEISYCGKTEAELTSSSVPYEVGMSRYRELARGAIVGDSYGMLKLLVSTEDGKLLGVHVFGTNATDLVHIGQAIMGCGGTVDYLVDTVLNYPTLSEAYKVAALDVTNKIRALEAFGG, encoded by the coding sequence TACGACTACGACCTGATGGTGATCGGCTCCGGCCCGGGTGGTCAGAAGGCCGCGATCGCCGCCGCCAAGCTGGGCAAGCGGGTGTGCGTCGCCGAGCGGCGGCACATGATGGGCGGTGTCTGCGTCAACACGGGCACCATCCCGTCCAAGACGCTGCGCGAGGCCGTCCTGTACCTGACCGGGTTCGCGCAGCGCGACATGTACGGCGCGAGCTACCGCGTGAAGTCCGAGATCACGATCGCCGACCTGCTCGCGCGCACCGCGCACGTCGTCGGGCGCGAGGTCGAGGTGATCCGCAACCAACTGCTGCGCAACCACATCGACCTGCTCGGCGGCACCGCCCGGTTCGTCGACGCGCACACCGTCACCGTCGAGGGCGAGGCCCGCGGCGACCACAACACGGTCACCGCCGAGAACATCGTGATCGCCACCGGCACGCGGCCGGCGCGGCCCCCGGAGGTCGAGTTCGACGACGACCACGTCATGGACTCCGACGGCGTGCTGAACATGAAGCGCGTCCCCGGGTCGATGGTGGTCGTCGGCGCCGGCGTCATCGGCATCGAGTACGCCTCGATGTTCGCCGCGCTCGGCACCCGCGTCACGGTCGTCGAGAAGCGCCCGCAGATGCTGGAGTTCTGCGACCCCGAGGTCGTCGAGTCGCTCAAGTTCCACCTGCGCGACCAGGCCGTCACCTTCCGCTTCGGCGAGGAGGTCGAGAAGGTGGAGATCACCGCGAAGGGCACGGTCACGAGCTTGGCCAGCGGCAAGCGGATCGCCGCCGACATGGTGATGTACTCCGCGGGCCGCCAGGGCGTCACCGACGAGCTCGACCTCCCCGCCGCCGGCCTGGAGGCCGACAAGCGCGGGCGGATCAGCGTCGACGGGCAGTACCGCACCTCGGTGCCGCACATCTTCGCCGTCGGCGACGTCATCGGCTTCCCCGCGCTGGCCGCCACGAGCATGGACCAGGGCCGCCTCGCGGCGTACCACGCGTTCGGCGAGCCGGCCCGCGAGCTGCAGGAGCTGCAGCCCATCGGCATCTACACGGTGCCCGAGATCTCCTACTGCGGGAAGACCGAGGCCGAGCTGACGTCGTCGTCGGTGCCCTACGAGGTGGGGATGTCGCGCTACCGCGAGCTCGCCCGCGGCGCCATCGTCGGCGACTCCTACGGGATGCTCAAGCTGCTCGTCTCCACCGAGGACGGGAAGCTCCTGGGCGTGCACGTCTTCGGGACCAACGCCACCGACCTGGTGCACATCGGCCAGGCGATCATGGGCTGCGGCGGCACCGTCGACTACCTCGTCGACACCGTCCTCAACTACCCGACGCTGTCGGAGGCCTACAAGGTCGCGGCGCTCGACGTCACCAACAAGATCCGCGCGCTGGAGGCGTTCGGCGGCTGA